The Actinomadura sp. WMMB 499 genome includes a window with the following:
- the corA gene encoding magnesium/cobalt transporter CorA produces the protein MIVDKAIYAGGTRHDIGGDIRDAFASARRDDDSFVWIGLFEPDEAEFQLVKDELELHPLAAEDAVRAHQRPKMERYDDTLFIVLKTLTYIDATSDIEVGEIMVFLGDDFVVTVRHGAGNPLGPVRGRLERDPGMLRHGATSVLYAVCDEVVDRYGVIAHEVEVDIIGLERAVFDPDARDVTADIYSLKREVLEFRGAEDPLVPVLQEIVKGRVPECAGTREYFRDVLDHLLRVDGQVDAHNELLNSVLTAHLALVSSRQNADMRKISAWAAIIAVPTAIAGIYGMNFDHMPELHWTWGYPAVLVVMATVITVLFRRLRKSGWL, from the coding sequence GTGATCGTCGACAAGGCCATCTACGCGGGCGGGACCCGGCACGACATCGGCGGCGACATCCGCGACGCCTTCGCGAGCGCCCGCCGGGACGACGACAGCTTCGTGTGGATCGGCCTGTTCGAGCCCGACGAGGCGGAGTTCCAGCTGGTCAAGGACGAGCTGGAACTGCATCCGCTCGCCGCCGAGGACGCCGTCCGCGCCCACCAGCGGCCCAAGATGGAGCGCTACGACGACACCCTGTTCATCGTGCTGAAGACGCTGACCTACATCGACGCGACCTCCGACATCGAGGTCGGCGAGATCATGGTCTTCCTCGGCGACGACTTCGTCGTGACGGTCCGGCACGGCGCCGGAAACCCGCTCGGGCCGGTGCGCGGGCGGCTGGAGCGCGACCCCGGGATGCTGCGCCACGGCGCGACGTCCGTGCTGTACGCGGTGTGCGACGAGGTCGTCGACCGGTACGGCGTCATCGCCCACGAGGTCGAGGTCGACATCATCGGTCTGGAGCGGGCCGTGTTCGACCCGGACGCGCGCGACGTCACCGCCGACATCTACTCGCTCAAGCGGGAGGTGCTGGAGTTCCGCGGCGCCGAGGACCCGCTCGTCCCGGTCCTGCAGGAGATCGTCAAGGGCCGCGTCCCCGAGTGCGCCGGGACCCGGGAGTACTTCCGGGACGTCCTGGACCACCTGCTGCGCGTGGACGGGCAGGTCGACGCGCACAACGAGCTGCTGAACAGCGTGCTGACCGCGCACCTGGCGCTGGTGAGCAGCAGGCAGAACGCCGACATGCGCAAGATCTCGGCGTGGGCGGCGATCATCGCGGTGCCGACGGCCATCGCCGGGATCTACGGGATGAACTTCGACCACATGCCCGAGCTGCACTGGACCTGGGGATATCCGGCGGTGCTGGTGGTGATGGCGACGGTCATCACGGTGCTGTTCCGCAGGCTCCGCAAGAGCGGCTGGCTCTGA